One stretch of Variovorax sp. TBS-050B DNA includes these proteins:
- a CDS encoding YjbH domain-containing protein — MSRLLPRGFGKDPRPLRAAMAACALAASCAAGAQAPGGGAVDNPAPAGDADIRPGERLSAWLLRQPAATASPGLAWRVPQERLAQQFLKNTLLVRLEAARKRAPRQEQPQRQQLIAWLQGLPITGRVALGIVDPRWLEAHPEQDPVLTAGQQLVAPPPVLKTVSVLQPDGRLCAVAHEPGRTAWDYVAACDPEGKHDWAWVAQPDGRTARVGVSPWTAHPSDEPAPGAWIWSAPRGRADLEGISEGMIKFLATQGPSPQEEISAQAPPAVPEPAPAAQPDPAAVAAPPAPLAPPVPPASTAISVRPDPAPQYRALQTSGNDWGETGLLQTPTARMGQTGDMRTSISHVSPYTRLNVMFQPLDWLEAGFRYTSISNRIYGIGLSNQGYKDKSIDLKARLWKESAYLPEVALGFRDIGGTGLFSSEYLVANKRYGDFDFSLGIGWGYLGNAGNISNPFGLLNSRFKTRVSQTTWGGANFGRLFRGPAALFGGVQWRTPWEPLTLKLEYEGNDYQNEPLNNNQRQRSPVNIGLEYRYAPGITFSAGFERGNKVMMGLTLQTNLATMQMPKTADPPAPRFTPDPPATFQGWAATAAEIENRTDWTIQRIAPQGAMLHVWITESATVYRSARVEQIIAVLHRDAPGSIRNFVLHYSERGLPMHAQVVDRGEWVTAHYQAQTPAERRATSQRDYAPAPIGADDPKPVLQAARGDAPAATKAGAAEGQALPAWERHTPKFSIGLTPSLGQILGGPNAFVLYQIGVQAVAEYRFTPSTWVNGALNLRLVDNFDKFTYTAPSNLPRVRTYQREYVTSKRLTMPVFQLTHVGRINDNQYYSVYGGALETMFAGVGGEWLYRPWRSKIAFGVDFNHVRQRDFEQDFGLRDYKVNTGHATLYWDTGWHGVLAKISAGQYLAGDRGVTIDISRRFDNGVVLGAYATKTNVSARQFGEGSFDKGIYLAIPFDALLPRTSKFTANFAWAPLVRDGGARLGRIHPLYEMTSARDPSAYKFSAPDSGEPRTGDNILNFGR; from the coding sequence ATGAGCCGTCTGCTTCCCCGTGGCTTCGGCAAGGATCCCCGGCCCCTGCGCGCTGCGATGGCCGCCTGCGCGCTGGCGGCAAGCTGCGCCGCGGGCGCGCAGGCTCCAGGCGGCGGCGCGGTCGACAACCCCGCGCCCGCCGGCGATGCGGACATCCGCCCGGGCGAGCGCCTGAGCGCCTGGCTGCTGCGCCAGCCCGCCGCCACGGCCTCGCCGGGACTCGCATGGCGCGTTCCGCAGGAGCGCCTGGCGCAGCAGTTCCTCAAGAACACCCTGCTGGTGCGGCTCGAGGCCGCCCGCAAGCGCGCACCGCGGCAGGAGCAGCCGCAGCGCCAGCAGTTGATCGCCTGGCTGCAGGGCCTGCCGATCACCGGCCGCGTGGCGCTGGGCATCGTGGACCCGCGCTGGCTCGAAGCCCATCCCGAGCAGGATCCGGTGCTGACGGCCGGCCAGCAGCTCGTGGCGCCGCCGCCGGTGCTGAAGACGGTCTCGGTGCTCCAGCCCGACGGGCGGCTCTGCGCGGTGGCGCACGAGCCCGGCCGCACCGCATGGGACTACGTGGCCGCCTGCGACCCCGAAGGAAAGCACGACTGGGCCTGGGTGGCCCAGCCCGACGGCCGCACCGCGCGCGTGGGCGTGTCGCCGTGGACGGCGCATCCCTCGGACGAGCCCGCGCCCGGCGCCTGGATCTGGTCGGCGCCGCGCGGCAGGGCGGATCTCGAGGGCATCTCCGAAGGGATGATCAAGTTCCTGGCGACGCAAGGCCCGTCTCCGCAGGAAGAAATCAGCGCACAGGCGCCGCCCGCGGTGCCGGAGCCCGCCCCTGCCGCGCAGCCCGATCCCGCAGCCGTCGCGGCACCGCCCGCGCCCCTCGCCCCCCCCGTGCCGCCGGCCTCGACGGCGATTTCCGTCCGCCCCGACCCCGCGCCGCAGTACCGCGCGCTGCAGACCAGCGGCAACGACTGGGGCGAGACCGGCCTGCTGCAGACGCCCACCGCCCGCATGGGCCAGACCGGCGACATGCGGACCTCGATCTCGCACGTTTCGCCCTACACGCGGCTGAACGTGATGTTCCAGCCGCTCGACTGGCTCGAGGCGGGTTTTCGCTACACGTCGATCAGCAACCGCATCTACGGCATCGGCCTCAGCAACCAGGGCTACAAGGACAAGAGCATCGACCTGAAGGCGAGGCTGTGGAAGGAATCGGCCTACCTGCCCGAAGTGGCACTGGGCTTTCGCGACATCGGCGGCACGGGCCTGTTCTCCTCCGAGTACCTGGTGGCGAACAAGCGCTACGGCGACTTCGATTTCAGCCTCGGCATCGGCTGGGGCTACCTGGGCAATGCCGGCAACATCAGCAACCCCTTCGGCCTGCTGAACAGCCGCTTCAAGACGCGCGTGAGCCAGACGACGTGGGGAGGCGCCAACTTCGGCCGCCTGTTCCGCGGGCCCGCGGCGCTCTTCGGCGGCGTGCAGTGGCGCACGCCCTGGGAGCCGCTGACGCTCAAGCTCGAGTACGAAGGCAACGACTACCAGAACGAGCCGCTCAACAACAACCAGCGGCAGCGGTCGCCGGTCAACATCGGTCTCGAGTACCGCTATGCACCGGGCATCACCTTCTCGGCCGGCTTCGAGCGCGGCAACAAGGTGATGATGGGCCTCACGCTGCAGACCAACCTCGCGACCATGCAGATGCCCAAGACGGCGGACCCGCCGGCGCCGCGGTTCACGCCCGATCCGCCCGCCACCTTCCAGGGCTGGGCCGCCACCGCGGCGGAGATCGAGAACCGCACCGACTGGACCATCCAGCGCATCGCGCCGCAGGGGGCGATGCTGCATGTGTGGATCACCGAAAGCGCCACCGTCTACCGCAGTGCGCGCGTCGAGCAGATCATCGCGGTGCTGCATCGCGATGCACCGGGCTCGATCCGGAACTTCGTGCTGCACTACTCCGAGCGCGGCCTGCCGATGCATGCGCAGGTGGTCGACCGCGGCGAGTGGGTCACGGCCCACTACCAGGCACAGACGCCGGCCGAACGCCGCGCCACCAGCCAGCGCGACTACGCGCCGGCACCCATCGGCGCCGACGATCCGAAGCCCGTGCTGCAGGCCGCGCGCGGCGATGCGCCTGCGGCCACCAAGGCCGGCGCGGCCGAGGGCCAGGCGCTGCCCGCATGGGAGCGGCACACGCCCAAGTTCAGCATCGGCCTGACGCCGAGCCTGGGCCAGATCCTCGGCGGCCCGAACGCCTTCGTGCTCTACCAGATCGGCGTGCAGGCGGTGGCCGAATACCGGTTCACGCCGAGCACCTGGGTCAACGGTGCGCTCAACCTGCGCCTGGTCGACAACTTCGACAAGTTCACCTACACCGCGCCCAGCAACCTGCCGCGCGTGCGCACCTACCAGCGCGAGTACGTCACCTCGAAGCGGCTGACCATGCCGGTGTTCCAGCTCACGCACGTGGGCCGGATCAACGACAACCAGTACTACAGCGTCTACGGCGGCGCGCTCGAAACCATGTTCGCGGGTGTGGGCGGCGAATGGCTCTACCGGCCGTGGCGCAGCAAGATCGCCTTCGGCGTCGACTTCAACCACGTGCGGCAGCGCGACTTCGAGCAGGACTTCGGGCTGCGCGACTACAAGGTCAACACCGGCCACGCCACGCTCTACTGGGACACCGGCTGGCACGGCGTGCTCGCCAAGATCAGCGCAGGCCAGTACCTGGCCGGCGACCGCGGCGTGACCATCGACATCAGCCGCCGCTTCGACAACGGCGTGGTGCTCGGCGCCTATGCCACCAAGACCAACGTCTCGGCCCGGCAGTTCGGCGAAGGCAGCTTCGACAAGGGCATCTATCTCGCGATTCCCTTCGACGCGCTGCTGCCGCGCACGAGCAAGTTCACCGCCAACTTCGCCTGGGCACCGCTGGTGCGCGACGGCGGCGCGCGGCTCGGGCGGATCCATCCGCTGTACGAGATGACCTCGGCGCGCGACCCGAGCGCCTACAAGTTCAGCGCACCCGACAGCGGCGAGCCGCGCACGGGCGACAACATCCTGAACTTCGGCCGCTGA
- a CDS encoding YjbF family lipoprotein has product MLATARHLYNGKAAAPEPTFNPNYRYLRVVTGGQAVFMVLGYIDQRPEGAVEVWYSGSGEVVRLLDGRLVGTTGLSTDWREVRLSDPPGWSQADARTYVRERDMMPGYRFGIRDRIVQTPIAPPPQVALAGTAASSLRWYEERSTSRPASAALPPARFGVSQAGGTPRVVYSEQCISNDLCMSFEQWTPSSPAPVAAASAGT; this is encoded by the coding sequence ATGCTGGCCACCGCGCGGCATTTGTACAACGGCAAAGCCGCCGCACCCGAACCCACCTTCAATCCGAATTACCGCTATTTGCGCGTCGTGACCGGCGGGCAGGCGGTATTCATGGTGCTCGGCTATATCGACCAGCGGCCCGAAGGGGCCGTCGAGGTCTGGTACAGCGGCAGCGGCGAAGTGGTGCGGTTGCTCGACGGGCGTCTGGTCGGCACCACGGGCCTTTCGACCGACTGGCGCGAGGTGCGCCTGTCCGATCCGCCCGGCTGGTCCCAGGCCGACGCCCGCACCTACGTGCGCGAGCGCGACATGATGCCCGGCTACCGCTTCGGCATCCGCGACCGGATCGTGCAGACGCCGATCGCCCCGCCGCCCCAGGTGGCGCTGGCCGGCACGGCCGCGTCGTCGCTGCGCTGGTACGAGGAGCGCAGCACCTCGCGCCCGGCGAGCGCCGCGCTGCCGCCCGCGCGCTTCGGCGTGTCGCAGGCGGGCGGAACGCCGCGCGTCGTCTATTCCGAGCAATGTATTTCCAATGATCTGTGTATGAGCTTCGAGCAGTGGACGCCTTCTTCTCCAGCACCCGTCGCAGCGGCGAGCGCTGGTACATGA
- the petA gene encoding ubiquinol-cytochrome c reductase iron-sulfur subunit — protein sequence MSDMTSGSPRIDTSKRTWLIASSCAGVAGGVATAIPFVSTFQPSEKAKAAGAAVEVDIAGLKVGEKITVEWRGKPVWILKRSPEQVAQLTKLDGQLADPQSKRHPDEFTPKYAQNEHRSIKPDVLVVVGICTHLGCSPVDRLQSGPQPSLPNDWEGGFLCPCHGSTFDLAGRVFKNKPAPDNLPVPPHMYLSDTKLLIGEDSKKA from the coding sequence ATGAGTGACATGACCTCCGGCTCCCCCCGGATCGACACAAGCAAGCGGACGTGGTTGATCGCATCCAGCTGTGCCGGCGTAGCGGGAGGCGTGGCCACCGCGATTCCCTTTGTGAGTACGTTCCAGCCCTCCGAGAAGGCCAAGGCCGCGGGCGCTGCCGTCGAAGTGGACATCGCAGGCCTCAAGGTCGGCGAGAAGATCACCGTCGAATGGCGCGGCAAGCCCGTCTGGATCCTCAAGCGCTCCCCCGAGCAGGTGGCCCAGCTGACCAAGCTCGACGGCCAGCTCGCCGATCCGCAATCGAAACGCCATCCCGACGAATTCACCCCCAAGTACGCGCAGAACGAGCACCGCTCGATCAAGCCCGACGTGCTCGTGGTCGTGGGCATCTGCACCCACCTCGGCTGCTCGCCGGTCGACCGCCTGCAATCGGGCCCGCAGCCCTCGCTGCCCAACGACTGGGAGGGCGGCTTCCTCTGCCCCTGCCATGGTTCCACCTTCGATCTCGCTGGCCGCGTCTTCAAGAACAAGCCCGCGCCCGACAACCTGCCTGTGCCTCCGCACATGTACCTGTCGGACACCAAGCTCCTGATCGGTGAAGACTCCAAGAAGGCCTGA